The bacterium genome contains the following window.
CCACATACATTTGGAGGTGATATCCTTTTAGTTCCAGTAGGAAAAGATGCTATTGGATAAATTCCTAAATCAATTACTTTTGTAAATTTTGGATAAACTAACCGTATAGCTTGGGTAGGAGTAAATTTTATTCCAAGTTTTGTATCTGATAACCCCCAACTTACAGCACCTGCTCCTCCCCAAGGGATGTCGGTCTGCATCACATCTGTAAGGAAGCCTGAATTTAGATTTAAGGAAAGATAGTCTGTAAATGAGAAGCCGAGTCCAATAGAAAAATCTGAGCCTGCGCATTGCCATTTAGTTCCTTCATGTAATCCACCAAATTGGTCGTATACTACTAAACTATCTAAACTTGTTGTCCAATATCCTCTAATTCCAAAAGTATAATCAAGTTTACCAAAAGGTTCTGAACTTGCAGAGACAATTCTTACAAGTCCGCTCGTTCCAGTGGAGGTTGGAGCACCTGATAAAGTAGAAGTCAAAAATATACCTATCCACAGAATCCTTCGGAAAATAAATACTACTTTTCTCATTCTAACAGTCTTTTTAAGAATTATATCTTAGAATCAAACTCCGTCAAGAAAAAAGTTGACATTTAAGAAAGTGTAAGGTATAATAAAATTATGGACGAAGTGATAATCCACAAATTTAAAGATTTAGAGAACAGGTTTAATGAACTAAATAAACTACTCACTCTTCCAGATACCCTTAAGGACAGGAATAAATTTATAGAATTGTCTCAAGAGTATAACGAGCTATCGCGTCTTCTTAATCTTTGGAGAAGGTACTCTGAGTTATCAGCTCGCATCTCTGATGACGAGCGTATTTTATGTTCTCAAGACGAAGAGCTAAAACATATTGCAAAAGAAGAGATTGATGAACTTAAGGTAGAGAAAATTAGGTTAGAAACTGAGCTTTTAGATTCACTTGTTCCAAAAGACCAAAATGATTCTCGCAGTGTAATAATGGAAATAAGACAAGGTGCAGGTGGGGATGAATCATCTATTTTTGCACGCGATCTATTTAGGATGTATTCAAAATATGCAGAACGACAAGGGTGGCAAGTTGAGATATTAAGTTCTCATCCTACCTCAATTGGTGGATTTAAAGAGATTATATACTATGTAAAAGGAGAAGCTGTTTACGGAAAGTTAAAATATGAAAGTGGTGTCCATAGAGTGCAGCGAATTCCTATAACAGAATCTGGTGGCAGAATCCATACTTCTACAGCTACTGTATGTGTTCTTCCAGAAGCCTTGCCAATTGATATAAAAATTAATCCCGATGATATAAAACTTGAGTCTTTTAGGGCACGTGGTCATGGTGGACAAAATGTAAATAAGGTATCATCAGCTGTCAGGCTAACCCATATTCCAACGAATACAACAGTAGTTTGCCAGGATGAACGCTCCCAATACCAAAATCGGGTAAAGGCAATGAAAATTTTGCTTGCCAGAGTCTACGAGCTTGAGCGTAGAAAACGCGACGAAAAAGTTCAAACTACACGTAGACAGCAAATAGGAGAAGGTGAGAGGGCTGAAAAAATAAGAACATATAATTATCCACAACAAAGGGTAACTGACCATCGTATAAACATTACACTTTACAAACTTGACTCCGTGCTTGATGGAGAACTTGACCCATTAATAAATGAGCTTAAAAATGCAAATAGCAGAAATTATTACTCATACAGCTCAATCTCTAAAGAATAAGGGGATTGAAGAATCTATGCTTGAGGCAGAGACGCTCGTAGCCCATAGTTTGAGGTTAGATAGGACTTCTATCTATCTAAATTATGATAAACCTCTATCAGATTACAAGCTTAAAATTATATCCAGAATTATAAGGAGAAGACTTAATCGTGAGCCTCTGCAATACTTAACTAAAAGTGTAAATTTTTTTGGTCTCAATTTCATAGTTGAACCGCCTGTTTTTATTCCGAGACCAGAGACTGAAGTTTTAGTCCAAACTCTTATAGAACTTGGTATGGGTTTGATTAATCAAACCCATACCATTGGGGAGACTGTAATTTTTGATGTAGGAACAGGGTGTGGAGCAATTGGGATAGCGAGCCTTAAGTTTTTGCCCCATGCAATAGTTTACGCATCTGATGTAATTGACCTTAAGCTTGCTAAAAAAAATGCAGAAAGAATTGGAGTAAGTGATAGAATAAATTTTTTAGTAGGCGACTTACTTACCCCATTTAAAAGTAAAAGAGCAGATTTTATAGTCTCAAATCCGCCGTATATACCTACTCAACTCATACCCACACTTCAGCCTGAGATAAGATTTTTTGAGTCCCGCACTTCAATAGATGGAGGTAAAGATGGTTTGGCTTTTATCTCTAAACTGATAAAAACTGCACCCTTATATCTTAAGCCGTCCGGAGTGTTACTGGTAGAAATTTCTCCTCAACAAAAAGAAAAAGTAAAATATGAAGCAGTAAAGTATTTTAAAGAAGTTAATTTTATCAACGATTTCTTTGATAGGACTCGTATCCTTTTAGCAAAATGCGCATAGGAATAATTGCAAACCCTGAAAAAGCTCTCATCTCATCTGTTATCCCAGAGCTTATACAATGGTTGCAGGAAAATAAGCAACAGGTGTTTATATCAGATGAAAACAAGGCTCTTGTTAGTGATAAAAAAATCATAGTAAAACTTAAGGACATTACAAAAACTTCAGATGTTATCCTTGCTATAGGAGGAGATGGCACCCTATTAAAAGCAGCCCGAATTGTCGGTAACTCAGGAATCCCAATTCTTGGAATTAATCTTGGTGGACTCGGCTTTCTTACAGAGGTGGCACTTGATAACTTATATCCTGCTCTCACTCGGTTAATAAGGGCAGATTATGAAATTGAATTGAGAATGGTATTAGAGGCTAATGTTAAACAACGTCCCCTCTATGCATTAAATGACGCTGTTATTATGCAGACAGGAGTGGGGAGGATGCTTCAATTTACAGTTTATATAGATGATAAGTATGTATCAGAATTTTCATCTGATGGTATAATAATTTCAACACCAACTGGCTCTACTGCATATTCACTTGCTGCTTTCGGTCCTATACTTCACCCAAAACTTGAATCTATAGTGGTTAACTTGATATGTCCTCATACACTTGGGGCAAGACCAATAGTGGTATCAGATGATTCTACTGTAAAGATAGAATGTAAGAGTAAAAAATCAGCCCTTGTAATAGATGGGCAAGAAAGAGTGTTACTAAATCAAGGTGAAAAAGTACTTATCCGAAAAGCAGATTATAAGATAAAACTGATAAAATCAAGTGCGCGTGATTTTTACGAAATCCTTCGTACTAAATTAAAATGGGGTGGCGGTAAAGAAAGGTAAAAGATGGGACAAAAAAGAGGGCGTCCCTATCAGTTCTCTAAATGAGTACAATTGGTGTCAAGTACAATTGGTGTCAGGTCTGAATAAAAATAACTTGCAAAATAATGGATAAAAATAAGTCCCAAATCCAAATACTGCCAATACCCAAGTAAATTCCAAACTCCAAATCCCAATCCCAGATATGGAAAAAGCGAGATTCTTCGCTATCGCTCAGAATGACACTTTCAAGGTTTGGAGTGACATTTATAAACACCTTACGTGTCTATTCGTGTTTTCTTTTGTCTGTGTCAGTCTGTGTTCCTCATCTCTATTCTCTGACCTCTATAACTATTGGCATACCTCCTCTTTCCTTTCCCCCTTTGCAGACCTTTATTCTTGAACATATTGAATCACTGTATTCTCTATCCTTCTTATAATAGATATAGATGTAAAAACGAGAGCGTTTTTTAGGCATTCCCATCTTCTTATAACAATAGTGTTTCCTAACCTTCTCTAATTTCCATATCAAGTTCAATGGCTCCATCTTAGAAGCTAATCCACCTCTCCTTAACACGCCAATCTTCATCCCACAAGACTTGAACCTTTTCTCCAATTGCTCAGCTAATTGCTCAGGTGATATGTGAAAGAAGTCGCCTGTTATTATATCAAGTATCCCTATCCCTACCTGGTTCTTCGTTAACAGCTGCCTATTGATAGTTCTTGGTGGAATAATTTCTATCTGCTTTTCCATAGGGCGATAACAGTTTGGACATACCACTTTGGGAGAAGCTAACTTCCCTTTAGAGATAACTAATTTGCTCCAGTTAAGTGAAGACCCTATCGCAAGACCATTTAGACTCATAAAATAATGATAGCCAGACCATGGCTTCCTGTCCTTCCTGATTACAAGTGGTTCCCATATCGGATATATTAGCTCACTCTTATATTTGGATGCTATTTTGGCAAGTACTCTCATCCGGTCCCATGTTGCTTTTTCCTTCTCCGTGTGAGGAGTATAACGGCGCATCAAACTTGATGCAAATATACCACTCTTCACTTTACCATTCTTATCTATATATTTGCGTCTCGATAATAGAACACCAATAGCACCTTCTTTTGGTCTGAACCCAATACTTTTTTCAGCTATATCGCCTGTCATCTTCAACTTACCCCACATAGTTCCAAAAGCACCAACCTCATCAGGTATATATCCACTTGGGTTAATTAATCTACCAGGTGTACGCTGCAAGTCCCTTATCCCCAGGTCCGCCAGTTTAGATTTCGTCTTCTTATCTAGCTTACTTTTCTTTTTATCACCCATCATAGCTCCTATATACTTTTAGGCAGGTGCGGGACACTCCATAATTATCAAGTTTTGAACTCTTATATTATACACCATATATTTGTTTTGCCAAGTAAAAATGAAAAAATATATAAATTGGAATTTCTCACAAAACAAAAACAATTTTTGGTTGACATAGTTTAATATAGTTTTATAATAAAATATAGTTTATGTCTATATTCTCTTTGCTACAGTTTATCTTTATAGCAGACGGCAGTTTTTCTATTTTACCAATGGCAGCATCTGATAGCACTCCTTTTATTGTAAGAGTAGAAGCTTCTGGACTAATCCCTGATAGTATCTATAGATTTACAGTTTATGCGTATGGTGGGGAGCCGCGAGTCATTTCTGAGAGATGGACAACTGGGAAGTGGAAAGGTGGTTATGCATACACTGATTTTTCATCCGATAACTCAGGTAACTGGAATAGCTGGGTTCCTTTGAGGGTTATTGAGGAACCGGAAGAAGGATATAATTATTATATAAAATTTAAAGTTAAAAAAGGGAGTGATGATGTTTTTGAATCCAGTGTCCACTTTTCAGATGGATTTCAAATTCTTGATATGTTCTCTCAGGGTGGCTGGCTTACTGGCACTGTTTATTTAGACTCTAATTTTACTACACCTGGTGAAGCTGTAGTGGTTATGGCAAAGGATTCGCAAGGCTATATCATTGGAGCTTATGTCACTGAGAATAACACAATTGATGAAGGAAACCTCCCCATCCCTGGTCGTTTTTGTATGGCAACACCTGCTATATTTATTGAAGAGATAGAATTTGAGGATATAAGTGGTAATCCAGTTATTGGATGGGTTGGCACTCATCCTCCGTGGTATGTTTTGCCTGGGGATACGACATGGGTTGACCCATTTTCTATTTCTATTCAGAATATATCGTTTATACCGGAAACTCCAAATGTAGGTGATAGTGTTGTAATTTCTGTTCTACTCTACAATCCTCGAGAAGCGATACAAAATATTGAAATAAAAGTCACTTATGAAAAGGGGGAAGATAGTGGTGAAATAGGGAGTATTGGATTAGATAGTATACCAGGGCATAGTCATTCAGCTAATGAAATATTATGGAAAGATTTAATTGAAGGCAATTATAAGATTAGGGTGCAAGTGACAGCGGCCAGCTTTAGTGTCCAGACATTTAAGTGGCTCAAAGTTGGGTTAGGTAATATTGTCTTAAATGAGGTTATGTATAACCCTATAAATTCAGGTGAATGGGTTGAACTTATAAATAGAGGCACTAATACAGTGAATATCAAAAACTGGTCAATTGAAGATAATACTACTAAAAGTCTAATTACATCGGATGACTGTTTCGTTGAGAGTGGTGGCTTTGTAGTAATTGCAGAGTCTACGGGCTCTGTTTTACATTCAATTTATGGCTCTTTTCCATCTCCTGTTTTTGAGCTTGGCAGTAAATTTCCGAATTTAAAAAATGAAGGTGATACCATAATGCTAAGAGATAGTAATAATACAATCCAAGACCTATTGGGATACAAAGATGATTGGGGGAGTGAAGCAAAAGGCGTAACACTTGAACGAATCAATCCAAATCTTGCTACAAATAATCCTGACAACTGGGGCTCCTGTGTTATAGCTACTGGGGGAACACCGGGTAAAGTTAATTCTATATATGTTGAGTACCTGTTAGAGAAAGCTACCCTTTATGTACATCCAAAAATTTTCTCACCCGAAAATCCTGATTCAAATGTAGCGTTCATTTCTTACACTCTACCTTTTACTAAAGCAAAGGTTAGGCTTTATATATATGACAGATGTGGTAGATGTGTCCGTAAACTTGTTGACGGTGAGCCATCAGGAGTGCAATCAAGGTGGACGTGGGAAAAAGGGGAGGCGACTTGGAGTCATATATGGAATGGAAAAGGTGATGACGGTAATCGTTTACCGATGGGTATTTATATAGTTTATTTAGAGGCAAAAGACCAATACTCTGATAAACTTGTGAATGAGAAGACAACTGTAGTGATTGCAAAACGATTATCAAGATAAAGAATTAACCGCAGATAGATGCAGATTAAAACGAGTTATATAAAATTTGGCAACAAAAACAGAAGGGGGATGATGAAATACCCAAGATTTATATCGGGATGACGAGTATATTCTTTGGTCTGCTCGTTGTGTCATCTACAAGAGCAGATACTACTTATGTAAGTGGTATCATTGACACAAATACAGTCTGGGCACCAGCTGGAAATCCGTATATTGTGACAGGAAATGTGCTTGTTGATAGTGCCGTAACTTTGGATATTGAACCGGGGTAGAGGTAAGACTTGACAGTGCAAAGTATATAATGATAAAGGGAAATTTATACGCGATTGGGACAGCAATGGATTCAATCATAATATCAGCACGAGATACTACACAAAGGTGGAGCAGGCTATGGTTTAAGCCATCATCAAGATGTAGTTTGAAATATTGCAGAATTGAATATGCAGGTAATTCAGCTATTTATGATAGCATTGCTTTTTCCCTTTATATAGGCTATAACACAATCACTAACAACTATGCTCTTTATGGTAGTGGCATCCGTAGTTATGGCTCACCTACAATTAAGTATAACACTATAACTGATACCATTGCTTCTGCTATATACATATCTTCAGATAGTGCTCTGATTGACAGTAATAACTTGTATGCCACTGGGTATGCGGTCTATAATTATAGTGAAATAGATATAGATGCCAGATATAATTACTGGGGACAGTAAGCAGTGATACTATTGATATGAAAATCTGGGACTATTATGATGATTTTACCAAAGGGATAGTACATTACGAACCTTTCTTAACCGAGCCAGTGCAAGGAGTGGAAGAAAAAGCAAAATGCAAAGTTCAAACTTCAAAGTCAAAGGCTATAAGCCAGTCAAGGTTGTAAAATTGAGGTAATAGTGAAGCAAGTAGAGAAAGGTGAAGCCCATGAAATTTAAGGGATTACAAAAATTGTCTGTAATTGAGTATCCGGGCAAACTTTGTGCAATTGTATTTACTGGAGGCTGCAACTTCAGGTGTCATTATTGCCATAATCCAGAGCTCGTTGTTGGGTATGAGAAGCTTCCTGATATAGATGAAGAGAATATTATTACCTTTATGCAAAAAAGGAAAAGATTCCTCGACGGCTTATGTATCACGGGAGGTGAGCCTACTCTCCACCAAGAACTTCTTCAATTTATTGAGAAGATTAAAAAACTTGATTTCCTGGTAAAACTGGATACAAATGGGACAAATCCAGAGCTCATATCTCATGTTATAGAAAATAGGTTTGTAGATTATATAGCGATGGATATAAAAGGAACACCCGAGCGTTATAAGGAGATAGCAGATGTAAATATAGATATTTCAAAAATTAAAGCTAGTGTCCAACTTATAATGCATAGTAATATAGATTACGAGTTCAGAACAACTGTATTTCCTGAGTTCTTTGGTAAAGAGGACGCAAAACAAATTGGTGAATGGGTAAAAGGTGCAAAGCGGTATGTCTTACAACAGCCAAGAGTAGTGAAGATGCTTAATGGAACTCTTAAGGATGCAAAACTTTATAGTGATTTAGAATTGAGTCAATTTACACAATTTCTACCAAACTGTGTAATCAGATAATTATGATTACACAGATTTATTTTAGATTACACAGATTAAAATGTAGGGGCGGGGTAACCCCTCCCCTATCCATCGGTGTAATCTGGTTTTATCCACAGGATGCTGTGCATAATCTGTATAATCAGGTATAACTAAGATAGGAGGTAACATGAAAAAGTTGAGGCAAGTAAGCTTTGGTTTAAAAGATATGCCACACCAGTGGTATAACATAATTCCAGATTTACCTGCACCATTGCCACCACCAAAAGACCCGGATGACGGTAGACAAAGGGTAGCAAAACTACCTGACTTGATGATAGGTGAATGTTTGAAACAGGAGTTATCACAGGAGAGGTGGGTAGATATACCCAATGGGATTATTGAGTTATATGCACAAGCTGGTAGACCACGGCCCTTGTTTAGGGCTTTAAATTTAGAAAAGAAGCTGGAAACTCCAGCGAGATTATATTATAAAGGTGAATTCTTTTCACCAACTGGCAGTCATAAAGTGAATACTGCTCTAGCTCAGTGTTGGTATGCTAAAAAGCAGGGCTTTGAGCGAGTGACGACTGAGACAGGTGCCGGTCAGTGGGGAACTGCTCTTGCTTATGCAGCAGCGCTTATAGGGCTAAAATGCACAATATTTTGGGTTCGCAGTGTGTATAACTGGAAACAAGACCGCCGAAACTTTATGGAACTATTGGGAGCAGAAGTTAACCCTTCTCCATCACCTAAGACAGAATGCGGTAGAGTACTGTATGGTAAGAATCCCAATCATCCTGGCTCGTTAGGAATTGCAATTTCAGAAGGGTTGGAAGATTCACAAAAGGACCCGAAAGCAGTGTATTGTCTTGGCTCTGTTCTTAATCATGTACTTTTGCACCAAACAATAATTGGACTTGAGACACAAAAACAGTTTGAGGTATTTGATGATTATCCTGATGTTGTAATCTCATGTCTAGGTGGTGGGTCAAATTTTGGTGGCTTTGCAATTCCATTTATTGGCGATGTGCTTAAGAAAGGCAAAAAGATAAAGTTTATTGCTGCACAATCAGAAGTAGCTCCTAATCTTCAAGGTGAATATAGATTTGACTTTGCAGATTACGCTGAAATTACTCCCCTCCTTAAGATGTATACACTTGGTCATAAAGTAGAGATGAAACCTATAAAGGGAGATGGGCTCAGGTACCATGGCTGTTCACCTATAATTAGTTTACTTAGAAATTTAGGTTATATAGATACAATAGCTTACCCATCCGATGAGCGCTATGTATTTGAATGTGCAAGAACTTTTATTGAGACAGAAGGGTGGCTACCTGCACCTGAATCTGCATATTCAATTGCCTGCGCTATAGATGAAGCAATCAAATGTAGAGAATCGGGTGAGAAGAAGGTAATTGCTTTTAATGTATCAGGACACGGATTTTTGGATATATTTGGGTATAGAGAGGTGCTTGGGCTACAGTAAATTAGATGTAGTATCTTTAAGTGATGGCTACAATATCTGAGTAAAAAGGAGGGGAGATGAGGGCAGGATTTGGTTTGGTGTTGTGTTTGGTCCTTTGTGATGAGATTCTGAAACAAGTTCAGAATGACAGGGGGGTCTGCTTTGCTCAGCAGTAGGTGGCAAGATATAATGGACCAGGTAATTACAGTGATGTGGCGTATGCGATAGCAGTTGATGGTGAGTATGTGTATGTGACAGGAGGGAGTCCGGGTTCTGGCGCTGATTGGGACTATGCGACGATAAAGTATTCAAGTGTAGGAGTGGAGAAGAGTTCAAAAGTCTAAAAGTTCTGGAAGTGTATCCAAATCCATCTTTTGGCAATGCTTTGATTAAGTATGAGTTGCCGGAAAATGCGATAGTTAGTTTGAGGCTCTATGATATATCAGGTAGATTGGTGAATACCATTTATTCTGGGACACAAGAAAAAGGCGAGTATGAGGTTGAGCTGAATGGCGAGTACATGGGTTCGCCCCTACCCACAGGCATTTATTTCCTGAGATTAGAGGTCCCGATAAATCGTGATTTCGCTTTGCTCAACAGGCGAGTTAAAAGTAACAAAGAAACTTACAATATTGAAATAGAATGAGACAAAAAAACATTTTGGGTCAGGAGACCCAAAACTACACCGTGAAAAAAATGCCTAAAACACATAAATTTTTAGGGGACTTTTAGGTATTTTGGATTTTAGACATTTGTAGTTCAAATGAAGGCACTTCTTTCAGGTAATGAGGCAGTAGCTCGTGGGGCATGGGAAGGAGGATGTCGGGTTGCGTGTGCATACCCGGGAACTCCATCTACAGAGATACTTGAAAATATAGCAAAATATAATGAAATTTATAGTGAGTGGTCTACGAATGAGAAGGTAGCTTTTGATGTTGCCTCTGGTGCCTGCTTTGCGGGTGCACGTGTACTCGTGGCAATGAAACATGTTGGACTTAATGTGGCAGCAGACCCATTCTTTTCTATGAGTTATTTAGGTGTTACTGGCGGCTTTATAGTTGTTTCTGCTGATGACCCCGGGATGTGGTCATCACAAAATGAACAAGATAATCGCTGGTATGCAAAGATGGCTAAGGTACCTATGCTTGAACCATCTGATTCACAGGAAGCAAAAGAGTTTGTTAAGGTTGGATTTGATATTTCAGAAAAGTTTGATACCCCTGTGCTTCTCAGACTAACCACAAGAATTTGCCACTCTAAAACTGTAGTTGAACTTGCTGACCGAGTTGAATATCCACCTGCAGGCTATGTTCCTAACATACAGAAGCGAATGGTTCTTCCTGGAACATCAAATGCTATGATGCGTCATCCAATTGTTGAACGTCGTCTTCTTGAGCTTAAAAAATACAGTGAAAAATTTAATAGTAATCGGATTGAGTATGGAAATCGCTCTTTAGGAATTATTACTTCTGGAATAGCTTATCAGTATGCAAAAGAAGTATTTCATAAAGCATCTTTCCTTAAACTATCAATGACTTATCCAATTCCTGATAACTTAATAAAGAAATTTGCATCGCAAGTTGATAAGTTATATGTAATTGAGGAGGGAGACCCATTTCTTGAGACACATATAAAAGCACTTGGAATAGCAGTTATTGGCAAGGAGAAAGTGCCTGTATGTGGTGAACTTGACCAATCAGTACTTAAAGAAAATTTTGGGCTTGAGGTAGTACCTCTTAAAAAGAAAAAAATCACAGCTGGGGGTATTACTAAAATACCTGCAAGGCCACCAGTCCTATGTCCGGGGTGTCCGCATCGTGGTGTATTTTATACAATTAATAGACTAAAACTTTATGCAATTGGTGATATTGGATGCTATACATTAGGAACATTACCACCTCTTAACGCAATGGATAGTTATGTTTGTATGGGGGCATCAATTGGAAATGTGCATGGACTGGATGTAGCTCTTAGGAACAAAATACTTGGAAAAGTTGTCGCAGTGATTGGTGATTCGACATTTTTTCATGCAGGTATTCCGGCGCTCATAGATGTTGTTTACAATAAAGGAGTGTCTACAATAATTGTGCTTGATAACCTAACGACTGCAATGACTGGGCATCAGAATCACCCGGGGACAGGGTTGACATTTAAGGGAGAGAAAACTAAAGAGATACTAATTGAAGATGTTGGTAAAGCATGTGGAGTTAATCGTGTTTATATAGTTGACCCATATGACCTAAAAGCCACAATGGAAGTGATAAAGAGGGAGGTCAAATTTTCTGAGCCATCTCTCATAATTGCAAGAAGAGCCTGTGCATTAATGGTAAAATCTGAGTCACCTCTTAAAGTCAATTTGGATAAATGTACGGGTTGTAAGTTATGTGTTGGACTTGGCTGCCCGGCAATAACTATGCACGATAAAAAGGCATGGATAGACCCAATGCTGTGTAACGGATGTGGTATGTGTAAACAGGTATGTGTTAAAAAAGCTATAACTTAAAAGTCAATATTATGCAAAATACAAAAAATATCCTAATCTGTGGAGTTGGTGGTCAGGGGATACTTTTAGCGTCTGATATACTCGCAAAGGTTGCACTTAATTGTGGATTTGATGTCAAAAAAAGCGAAGTCCACGGTATGGCACAGAGGGGGGGAGCTGTGGTATCAGCTGTTAGATTTGGGGATAAAGTTTATTCACCCCTTGTAGGTGATAAGGAAGCTGATATAATTTTGGCATTTGAAAAACTTGAAGCTTTAAGAAGAGTTAATTATCTTAAACCTGGTGGTACTTATATTGTTAACGATTGCGAATTGCCACCGCTTTTGGTATCAATGGGTGAAGAAGAATATCCTAAAAATATCGTGCTACAACTTAAAAAATTAGCTAAAGAAGTTGTTCTTATAAATGGTTTGGGCCTAGCCAAACAATCGGGTAACCCAAGAACTGTCAATATTGTCCTATTAGGAGCACTTGCAAAGAAATTTGACTTTCCAAAAGATAAATGGTTACAGGTGATTAAGCATACTGTGCCTCCAAAAACTTGGGCAGCAAATAATAAGGCATTCCTGTTAGGCTTCTCGTTTAAATCATTGATGTAAACTGAATTTCAGTCTAAATCCAGCCTATTGTGTAGGCTGGGTAATGAAATGACCAAACTGGATTACTGGTTACTTTTGCATTCAATCCTTGAGCTATCCTGTCATTCTGAGCGAAGCGAAGAATCTACATGATGAAACTAAATTACTGGCTACTTCTGCATTCAATTCCCGGGATAGGGGCTGCTACTTTTAACAAGTTGCTTGAAAGATTTGGTGAACCTAATAGAATTATTCAGGCAAAAAGAGAAGAACTCATGTGTATCCCAAGGTTAAGCCCAAGGTTAGTAAACTCAATACTGTCAATCCGTAGGGGCGGGGTAACCCCGCCCCTACATTATATACAAGATATGGATAAAATTCTTGTTGAACTCAATAAGAGACAGTTTAAAATGATTACAAGATATAATGAAGATTACCCTTCAAGGCTTAGAGGAATAAAAAATTCACCCCCTATCATTTATGTCTATGGTAAACTGGATATGCCTAAGACCATAGCTATAGTGGGTACAAGACAAGCCTCATTTC
Protein-coding sequences here:
- a CDS encoding anaerobic ribonucleoside-triphosphate reductase activating protein — protein: MKFKGLQKLSVIEYPGKLCAIVFTGGCNFRCHYCHNPELVVGYEKLPDIDEENIITFMQKRKRFLDGLCITGGEPTLHQELLQFIEKIKKLDFLVKLDTNGTNPELISHVIENRFVDYIAMDIKGTPERYKEIADVNIDISKIKASVQLIMHSNIDYEFRTTVFPEFFGKEDAKQIGEWVKGAKRYVLQQPRVVKMLNGTLKDAKLYSDLELSQFTQFLPNCVIR
- a CDS encoding TrpB-like pyridoxal phosphate-dependent enzyme, whose protein sequence is MKKLRQVSFGLKDMPHQWYNIIPDLPAPLPPPKDPDDGRQRVAKLPDLMIGECLKQELSQERWVDIPNGIIELYAQAGRPRPLFRALNLEKKLETPARLYYKGEFFSPTGSHKVNTALAQCWYAKKQGFERVTTETGAGQWGTALAYAAALIGLKCTIFWVRSVYNWKQDRRNFMELLGAEVNPSPSPKTECGRVLYGKNPNHPGSLGIAISEGLEDSQKDPKAVYCLGSVLNHVLLHQTIIGLETQKQFEVFDDYPDVVISCLGGGSNFGGFAIPFIGDVLKKGKKIKFIAAQSEVAPNLQGEYRFDFADYAEITPLLKMYTLGHKVEMKPIKGDGLRYHGCSPIISLLRNLGYIDTIAYPSDERYVFECARTFIETEGWLPAPESAYSIACAIDEAIKCRESGEKKVIAFNVSGHGFLDIFGYREVLGLQ
- the prmC gene encoding peptide chain release factor N(5)-glutamine methyltransferase — protein: MQIAEIITHTAQSLKNKGIEESMLEAETLVAHSLRLDRTSIYLNYDKPLSDYKLKIISRIIRRRLNREPLQYLTKSVNFFGLNFIVEPPVFIPRPETEVLVQTLIELGMGLINQTHTIGETVIFDVGTGCGAIGIASLKFLPHAIVYASDVIDLKLAKKNAERIGVSDRINFLVGDLLTPFKSKRADFIVSNPPYIPTQLIPTLQPEIRFFESRTSIDGGKDGLAFISKLIKTAPLYLKPSGVLLVEISPQQKEKVKYEAVKYFKEVNFINDFFDRTRILLAKCA
- a CDS encoding NAD(+)/NADH kinase encodes the protein MRIGIIANPEKALISSVIPELIQWLQENKQQVFISDENKALVSDKKIIVKLKDITKTSDVILAIGGDGTLLKAARIVGNSGIPILGINLGGLGFLTEVALDNLYPALTRLIRADYEIELRMVLEANVKQRPLYALNDAVIMQTGVGRMLQFTVYIDDKYVSEFSSDGIIISTPTGSTAYSLAAFGPILHPKLESIVVNLICPHTLGARPIVVSDDSTVKIECKSKKSALVIDGQERVLLNQGEKVLIRKADYKIKLIKSSARDFYEILRTKLKWGGGKER
- the prfA gene encoding peptide chain release factor 1 gives rise to the protein MDEVIIHKFKDLENRFNELNKLLTLPDTLKDRNKFIELSQEYNELSRLLNLWRRYSELSARISDDERILCSQDEELKHIAKEEIDELKVEKIRLETELLDSLVPKDQNDSRSVIMEIRQGAGGDESSIFARDLFRMYSKYAERQGWQVEILSSHPTSIGGFKEIIYYVKGEAVYGKLKYESGVHRVQRIPITESGGRIHTSTATVCVLPEALPIDIKINPDDIKLESFRARGHGGQNVNKVSSAVRLTHIPTNTTVVCQDERSQYQNRVKAMKILLARVYELERRKRDEKVQTTRRQQIGEGERAEKIRTYNYPQQRVTDHRINITLYKLDSVLDGELDPLINELKNANSRNYYSYSSISKE
- a CDS encoding lamin tail domain-containing protein, which translates into the protein MSIFSLLQFIFIADGSFSILPMAASDSTPFIVRVEASGLIPDSIYRFTVYAYGGEPRVISERWTTGKWKGGYAYTDFSSDNSGNWNSWVPLRVIEEPEEGYNYYIKFKVKKGSDDVFESSVHFSDGFQILDMFSQGGWLTGTVYLDSNFTTPGEAVVVMAKDSQGYIIGAYVTENNTIDEGNLPIPGRFCMATPAIFIEEIEFEDISGNPVIGWVGTHPPWYVLPGDTTWVDPFSISIQNISFIPETPNVGDSVVISVLLYNPREAIQNIEIKVTYEKGEDSGEIGSIGLDSIPGHSHSANEILWKDLIEGNYKIRVQVTAASFSVQTFKWLKVGLGNIVLNEVMYNPINSGEWVELINRGTNTVNIKNWSIEDNTTKSLITSDDCFVESGGFVVIAESTGSVLHSIYGSFPSPVFELGSKFPNLKNEGDTIMLRDSNNTIQDLLGYKDDWGSEAKGVTLERINPNLATNNPDNWGSCVIATGGTPGKVNSIYVEYLLEKATLYVHPKIFSPENPDSNVAFISYTLPFTKAKVRLYIYDRCGRCVRKLVDGEPSGVQSRWTWEKGEATWSHIWNGKGDDGNRLPMGIYIVYLEAKDQYSDKLVNEKTTVVIAKRLSR